A stretch of Meiothermus sp. QL-1 DNA encodes these proteins:
- a CDS encoding long-chain fatty acid--CoA ligase has product MPPEKPPMPQGYELKKYTLPQVLRLRALHTPGKVALRHKEFGVWNEITYADYYRRVTRFAAGLLALGFQKGERLAIIADNIPEWLYAELGTQAAGGISVGVYQSSLPPEIAYVLSYTGAAFVLAEDQEQVDKLLEIRSEIPTVRKVIYEDPRGMRAYKNDPWLLSYAELEQLGEAYLQQHPQAVEERIAQGNAEEVCHLSLTSGTTGRPKAAMLRHRNLLHMGVALQEVDPLEPTDDYLSFLPFAWIGEQMMSVGMALAGGFAVNFPESIETAMNDLKEIGPHVMFSPPRVWEGTQSQIWVRISETYAFNRWVYHQMLKIGYRAADYRMRGRPMPLGLRLAYWFADLIMFRPLRDQLGFLRLRRAYTGGAALGPEVFRFYHAIGVNLKQIYGQTEIIGIAFVHRDGDVRADTVGLPIPGGEVRISERGEILCRSDAVVAGYWQNPEATAETFKDGWLHTGDAGYLTPEGHLVVIDRVSDVMHTSTGQMFSPQFIENKLKFSPYIKEAVVFGDQRPYITAFINVDPQTVGKWAEDRRIAYTTYLDLSQKPQVAELIRKEVQAVNESLPEALRIRRFVLLYKLLDADDDELTRTGKVRRKFIQQRYQTLVEALYSGIEQVRVETEFKYQDGSVQRVSTEVRVLEASTAKDLVGA; this is encoded by the coding sequence ATGCCGCCTGAGAAACCCCCGATGCCCCAGGGCTACGAGCTCAAGAAGTACACCCTACCCCAGGTACTGCGCCTTCGCGCCCTCCACACCCCAGGGAAGGTGGCCCTGCGGCACAAGGAGTTCGGCGTCTGGAACGAGATCACCTACGCCGACTACTACCGGCGCGTGACCCGCTTCGCTGCGGGGCTGCTGGCCTTGGGCTTCCAGAAGGGGGAGCGGCTGGCCATCATCGCCGACAACATCCCCGAGTGGCTCTACGCCGAGCTGGGCACCCAGGCCGCAGGGGGCATCTCGGTGGGGGTCTACCAGTCCTCTTTGCCCCCCGAAATCGCCTACGTGCTCTCCTACACCGGGGCGGCCTTTGTGCTGGCCGAGGACCAGGAGCAGGTGGACAAACTCCTGGAGATAAGAAGCGAGATTCCCACCGTCCGCAAGGTCATCTACGAGGACCCCAGGGGCATGCGGGCTTACAAGAACGACCCCTGGCTGCTGAGCTACGCCGAGCTCGAGCAGCTCGGGGAGGCCTACCTGCAGCAGCACCCCCAGGCGGTCGAGGAGCGCATCGCCCAGGGCAACGCCGAGGAGGTCTGCCACCTCTCCCTCACCTCCGGCACCACTGGCCGGCCCAAGGCCGCCATGCTCCGCCACCGCAACCTGTTGCACATGGGGGTGGCCTTGCAGGAGGTAGACCCCTTGGAGCCCACCGACGACTACCTCTCCTTCCTGCCCTTCGCCTGGATCGGAGAACAGATGATGTCGGTGGGCATGGCCCTGGCGGGAGGCTTCGCGGTCAACTTCCCCGAGTCCATCGAGACCGCCATGAACGACCTAAAGGAGATCGGCCCCCACGTGATGTTCAGCCCCCCCAGGGTCTGGGAGGGCACCCAGAGCCAGATCTGGGTGCGCATCTCCGAGACCTACGCCTTCAACCGCTGGGTCTACCACCAGATGCTCAAGATCGGCTACCGGGCCGCCGACTACCGCATGCGGGGCCGGCCGATGCCCCTGGGGCTGCGCCTGGCCTACTGGTTCGCTGACCTAATCATGTTCAGGCCCCTGCGCGACCAGCTTGGCTTCTTGCGCCTGCGCCGGGCCTATACCGGGGGGGCGGCTTTGGGGCCCGAGGTCTTCCGCTTCTACCACGCCATCGGGGTCAACCTCAAGCAGATCTACGGCCAGACCGAGATCATCGGCATCGCCTTCGTCCACCGCGACGGCGACGTGAGGGCCGACACGGTGGGGCTCCCCATCCCTGGAGGTGAGGTGCGAATCAGCGAGCGGGGCGAGATCCTCTGCCGCTCGGATGCGGTGGTGGCAGGCTACTGGCAGAACCCCGAGGCCACCGCCGAGACCTTCAAGGACGGCTGGCTACACACCGGGGATGCCGGCTACCTGACCCCAGAGGGCCACCTGGTGGTCATCGACCGGGTTTCGGACGTGATGCACACCAGCACGGGCCAGATGTTCAGCCCCCAGTTCATCGAGAACAAGCTCAAGTTCAGCCCCTACATCAAGGAGGCGGTGGTCTTCGGCGACCAACGGCCCTACATCACGGCCTTCATCAACGTGGACCCCCAGACCGTGGGCAAGTGGGCTGAGGACCGCAGAATTGCCTACACCACCTACCTCGACCTCTCGCAAAAGCCCCAGGTGGCCGAACTCATCCGCAAGGAGGTGCAGGCGGTGAACGAAAGCCTGCCTGAGGCCCTGCGCATCCGGCGCTTCGTGCTTCTCTACAAACTCCTGGACGCCGACGACGACGAGCTGACCCGCACCGGCAAGGTGCGCCGTAAGTTCATCCAGCAGCGCTACCAGACCCTGGTGGAAGCGCTGTACAGCGGGATAGAGCAAGTGCGGGTAGAGACCGAGTTCAAGTACCAGGACGGTTCGGTGCAGCGGGTCTCGACCGAGGTGCGCGTCCTCGAGGCCAGCACCGCCAAGGACCTGGTGGGCGCATAA
- a CDS encoding ABC transporter ATP-binding protein: MVQLRVEKVTLSFGGVRALSEVSLEVAPGELVSVIGPNGAGKTSLLNCISGFYHPDSGRITFEGHDLTHASPHQVTKYGIARAFQNIELFTGMTVLENLLMARHTFGRYSLWDNLWFYGRALRVSVENRRFCEEIIDFMELEPYRKALVGDLPYGVRKRVEVARALALSPKLLLLDEPMAGMTLEEKEDMVRFILDIRAERGTTIVLIEHDLGVVMDISDRIYVLDFGQVIAEGLPEEVSRNPRVQEAYVGVDHAA; encoded by the coding sequence ATGGTGCAACTCAGGGTTGAGAAGGTCACACTCAGTTTCGGCGGGGTGCGGGCCCTGAGCGAGGTCTCGCTCGAGGTGGCCCCAGGCGAGCTGGTCTCGGTCATTGGCCCCAACGGGGCAGGCAAAACCAGCCTGCTCAACTGCATCTCGGGCTTCTACCACCCAGACTCGGGGCGCATCACCTTCGAGGGCCACGACCTGACCCACGCCTCGCCCCACCAGGTCACCAAATACGGCATCGCCCGGGCCTTCCAAAACATCGAGCTCTTCACCGGCATGACCGTGCTGGAAAACCTCCTGATGGCCCGGCACACCTTTGGCCGGTATAGCCTGTGGGACAACCTCTGGTTCTACGGCCGGGCCTTGCGGGTGAGCGTGGAGAACCGCCGATTTTGCGAGGAAATCATAGACTTCATGGAGCTCGAGCCCTACCGCAAGGCCCTGGTGGGTGACCTGCCGTATGGGGTGCGCAAGCGGGTGGAGGTGGCCCGAGCCCTGGCCCTCTCTCCCAAACTCCTTCTGCTGGACGAGCCCATGGCCGGGATGACGCTGGAGGAAAAGGAAGACATGGTGCGCTTCATCCTGGACATCCGGGCCGAACGGGGCACCACCATCGTCCTCATCGAGCACGACCTGGGGGTGGTGATGGACATCTCCGACCGCATCTATGTGCTCGACTTCGGCCAGGTCATCGCCGAGGGACTGCCCGAAGAGGTCAGCCGGAACCCGCGGGTGCAGGAGGCCTACGTGGGGGTGGACCATGCCGCCTGA
- a CDS encoding MFS transporter — protein MRPHTTPWYLVLSSYWFASSFKWFLILLVLLPARVAELVPEAERATRLGFLFALGAVMALVGPPLWGYFSDRVGRRMPFLALGALLTAGALVWMAYAPSYLQLVLAYLLLQVADDMATGPYSALIPDLAARRERGVASGWLGVLQVGGQVTAGGVGFLLPSLQGQFLLIALVNLLAALLTLRFVGEVPGLRPQARGFLESLLAPWRSADFRWVWFTRFLVMLAQYSVQTYLQFYLADVVRVFQAFGRVVATEAFQAVALLGLLISLGAALSAVPAGRLSDHWGRKPAIYLAGAGLALLMLPLLLLPRFDVLLGLALVFGLFYGAYLAVDWALVADVLPDPEAHATDMGLWQTSIVLPQVLAGSLGVVVDTFNRHSGGLGYTVLFLLAALCFVLGTLLVRQIRSVR, from the coding sequence ATGCGCCCCCACACCACGCCCTGGTATTTGGTGCTCTCCTCCTACTGGTTTGCCAGCAGCTTCAAGTGGTTCTTGATCCTGCTGGTCTTGCTGCCTGCAAGGGTGGCCGAGCTGGTGCCAGAAGCAGAGCGGGCCACACGGCTCGGCTTTTTGTTTGCCCTAGGAGCGGTGATGGCCCTGGTGGGCCCCCCCCTTTGGGGCTATTTTTCCGACCGGGTGGGGCGGCGGATGCCCTTTTTGGCCCTGGGTGCGCTCTTGACCGCGGGGGCGCTGGTCTGGATGGCCTACGCCCCCAGCTATTTACAGCTCGTGCTGGCCTATTTGCTGTTGCAGGTTGCCGACGATATGGCCACAGGCCCCTACTCGGCCCTCATCCCCGACCTGGCCGCCCGCCGGGAGCGGGGGGTGGCCTCGGGCTGGCTGGGGGTTTTGCAGGTGGGGGGGCAGGTGACCGCAGGTGGGGTGGGTTTTCTGCTGCCCAGCCTGCAAGGGCAGTTCCTGCTCATCGCCCTGGTCAACCTGCTGGCTGCTCTGCTCACCCTGCGCTTCGTAGGGGAGGTTCCAGGGCTCAGGCCGCAGGCTCGAGGGTTCCTGGAGAGCCTGCTGGCGCCTTGGCGGAGTGCCGATTTTCGCTGGGTCTGGTTCACGCGTTTTCTGGTTATGCTGGCCCAGTACAGCGTGCAGACCTATCTTCAGTTCTACCTGGCCGATGTGGTGCGGGTTTTCCAGGCTTTCGGCCGGGTTGTGGCCACCGAGGCCTTCCAGGCGGTGGCCTTGCTAGGCCTGCTCATCTCTTTAGGAGCGGCCCTCTCGGCGGTTCCGGCAGGGCGCCTTTCCGACCACTGGGGCCGCAAACCCGCCATCTACCTGGCAGGGGCAGGCCTGGCCTTGCTGATGCTGCCCCTTCTGCTCCTGCCGCGCTTTGATGTGCTGCTGGGGCTGGCGTTGGTCTTCGGGCTCTTTTACGGGGCCTATCTGGCGGTGGACTGGGCCCTGGTGGCCGACGTCCTGCCCGACCCCGAGGCCCACGCCACCGATATGGGCCTCTGGCAGACCTCCATTGTGCTGCCCCAGGTGCTGGCTGGGAGCCTGGGGGTGGTGGTGGACACCTTTAACCGCCATTCGGGTGGTCTGGGTTACACGGTGCTCTTTTTGCTGGCCGCGCTTTGCTTCGTGCTGGGGACTTTGCTGGTACGGCAGATTCGCTCGGTGCGCTAG
- a CDS encoding M23 family metallopeptidase — MRFFGLLFGLGLLAWAQTTHTVRPGETLYRIAQQYGTTVEALQALNGIADPRQLRVGQVLQVEEPLHRLTQLPAPLQALTWPQATPQGRLAVVRLEASKRVEGFVRFLGGRYPVQNNRVLLPVPALQAPGVYPAYLELGEARVRLEIRVVAGRFGRLVLWLPPERQRLLVPERLRAERARVLAACDPERPQAWRGPFRRPVASERITDPFGTRRSYDGGRTYSYHEGLDYGVPEGTPVYAPAPGVVALAEVLFVRGGAVVLDHGAGVCSGYWHLSRLAVRPGQRVEAGALLGYSGNTGLSSGPHLHYEIRVFGVPTDPVPWFTRPP, encoded by the coding sequence GTGCGCTTTTTTGGGCTTTTGTTCGGCCTGGGGCTTTTGGCCTGGGCCCAGACCACCCACACAGTACGCCCTGGGGAGACCCTATACCGCATTGCCCAGCAGTACGGGACCACCGTAGAGGCCCTGCAGGCCCTAAACGGCATCGCCGACCCGCGCCAGCTCCGGGTGGGCCAGGTTTTGCAGGTGGAGGAGCCCCTGCACCGGCTTACCCAGCTCCCTGCCCCCCTTCAAGCCCTTACCTGGCCCCAGGCCACCCCTCAGGGCCGTCTGGCAGTGGTGCGGCTGGAGGCCTCGAAGAGGGTAGAGGGCTTCGTGCGTTTTTTGGGAGGTCGCTACCCGGTGCAGAACAACCGCGTGCTGTTGCCGGTTCCGGCCCTGCAGGCCCCGGGGGTGTACCCGGCCTACCTCGAGCTGGGGGAAGCCAGGGTGCGCCTGGAGATCCGGGTGGTGGCGGGGCGCTTTGGCCGGCTGGTGCTCTGGCTGCCCCCCGAGCGCCAGCGCTTGCTGGTGCCCGAGCGGCTGCGGGCCGAGCGGGCCCGGGTTTTGGCGGCCTGCGACCCTGAGCGGCCCCAAGCGTGGCGGGGGCCCTTCCGCAGGCCGGTGGCCTCGGAGCGCATCACCGACCCCTTCGGAACCCGCCGCAGCTACGACGGGGGGCGTACCTACAGCTACCACGAGGGCCTGGACTACGGCGTGCCCGAGGGTACGCCGGTCTATGCCCCGGCCCCCGGGGTGGTGGCCCTGGCCGAGGTGCTTTTCGTGCGGGGTGGGGCGGTTGTGCTGGACCACGGCGCGGGGGTGTGCAGCGGTTACTGGCACCTCTCCCGCCTTGCGGTGAGGCCCGGGCAGCGGGTGGAGGCAGGGGCGCTTCTGGGCTACTCGGGCAACACCGGGCTTTCTAGCGGTCCCCACCTGCACTACGAGATACGCGTCTTTGGGGTGCCCACCGACCCGGTGCCCTGGTTCACCCGTCCTCCCTAA
- a CDS encoding 5-formyltetrahydrofolate cyclo-ligase, whose product MTKAELRRWAKRVRAGLPTAELSHQVAGHLARFLAERSAKHILLYSAFGSELDPAPLQTLYPAHYYLPRARTHGLEVHPLPCPLVRHRYGFLEPAPHAPRVETGVLEAVLVPGLAFDPQGWRLGYGQGFYDRFLAALPPTVLTLGLTAEALLLPALPHDPWDVPVRYLATEQGVRPALREDG is encoded by the coding sequence ATGACCAAGGCCGAGCTCAGGCGCTGGGCCAAGCGGGTGCGCGCAGGCCTGCCCACGGCCGAGCTATCCCACCAGGTGGCCGGCCACCTGGCCCGCTTCCTGGCCGAACGAAGCGCCAAGCACATCCTGCTCTACAGCGCCTTCGGCTCCGAGCTGGACCCAGCCCCCCTCCAAACCCTCTACCCGGCCCACTACTACCTGCCCCGGGCCCGCACCCACGGCCTCGAGGTGCACCCCCTGCCCTGCCCGCTGGTGCGGCACCGCTACGGCTTTCTGGAGCCCGCCCCCCACGCCCCTAGGGTGGAGACCGGCGTCTTGGAGGCGGTGCTGGTGCCCGGCCTGGCCTTCGACCCCCAAGGCTGGCGGCTCGGCTACGGCCAGGGCTTCTACGACCGCTTCCTGGCTGCCCTGCCGCCCACCGTCCTCACCCTGGGCCTCACCGCCGAGGCCCTGCTGCTCCCCGCCCTGCCCCACGACCCCTGGGACGTCCCGGTGCGCTACCTGGCCACCGAGCAGGGCGTGCGCCCGGCCCTTAGGGAGGACGGGTGA
- a CDS encoding FmdB family transcriptional regulator: MPIYVYENLETGERYEFEQSFHEPAYTHHPETGAPIKRVIFAPAVVFKGSGWYIKDSKANGKKEKSESEAAD, from the coding sequence ATGCCCATCTACGTCTACGAGAACCTCGAGACCGGTGAGCGCTACGAGTTTGAGCAGAGCTTCCACGAGCCGGCCTATACCCACCACCCCGAGACAGGGGCGCCCATCAAGCGGGTGATCTTCGCCCCGGCGGTGGTCTTCAAGGGGTCGGGCTGGTACATCAAGGACTCCAAGGCCAACGGCAAGAAGGAAAAAAGCGAGAGCGAGGCGGCGGACTAG
- a CDS encoding DUF192 domain-containing protein, with protein sequence MNAKGPLYGYSALLVGLAVALATAGYFLAGRIAAPPRPTSPLLQRVALIEAPRGTLELPVYTPLNTAQGLLARRQLGEEQGIWYSFPGPRDEGWSSLGLSRAVSVAFLDEKGRILVILDLPPCPNQPRCPVSFPNRVYRQVLEVPQGWFARHRIAPGQAARLKPLKKEDQPQGWRGQRIFGG encoded by the coding sequence ATGAACGCCAAAGGGCCCCTCTACGGATACAGCGCCTTGCTGGTGGGTCTGGCCGTGGCCCTGGCAACCGCCGGGTATTTCCTGGCCGGGCGAATCGCCGCACCCCCACGGCCCACCAGCCCCCTGCTCCAGCGCGTGGCCCTGATTGAGGCCCCCAGGGGCACGCTCGAGCTGCCGGTCTACACCCCCCTCAACACCGCCCAGGGCCTTCTGGCCCGCCGCCAGCTTGGGGAGGAGCAGGGCATCTGGTACAGCTTCCCTGGGCCCCGCGACGAGGGCTGGAGCAGCCTGGGCCTCTCCAGAGCAGTCTCGGTGGCCTTTTTAGACGAGAAAGGGCGGATTTTGGTTATCCTCGACCTTCCCCCCTGCCCCAACCAGCCGCGCTGCCCTGTTTCCTTTCCCAACCGGGTCTACCGCCAGGTGCTGGAGGTTCCCCAGGGCTGGTTCGCCCGCCATCGGATAGCCCCCGGCCAGGCGGCGCGGCTGAAGCCCCTTAAAAAAGAGGACCAGCCCCAAGGCTGGAGGGGCCAGAGGATTTTCGGCGGCTAG